Genomic window (Salvelinus alpinus chromosome 13, SLU_Salpinus.1, whole genome shotgun sequence):
GGGGAAGGGGGGCGCAGGCATACTTCTGACCCTCAGCAGAGCCCTGGAAGGCAGCCTCGTACTTGGCCAGGGCTTCAGCAATGGAGGCGGTGGGAGGCAgcatgtaccacaggtggaccgcCATACAACGCTTCCAGTCCAGTTCTGAACACACATTCACCTCACAGTCTGTAGACTGCCACACCTAGAGAGACCAGTACATACAGCTCAGAAAACATTTCTCATTCATGTATTTTCCAACAAATTATGTGGATTACACACACATGACAATCCAGTTAATGGCGGTCTGAACACAACAACAGCTGGACACACAGTTACTTACAGGTTTCCCAGCGAGAAGGGCAAAGATCCGTAGCCTCTCCTCAGGCAGGAAAGAGTCTGTCTGCATCCTGTTCCAGTCTCCAAGCTGCAGTGCCAGCAGCTCCCGGCCGTACTGAGAGCCCACCGCCTGGGACAGCAGCAGGGAGAGACGGTGGTCCCCTACACACAGGTTTAAGACAACTTAATGCGATCCTACAACCTGTCCCAACGGTTTCGTAAGACACCACTTGTATGCAGCAGGGTTTAGCTTcctacccctcccctcctccatccatccattcccTCGTCTTCCTGATCTCCCTTCCTTCCTCACATCACCTCAATTTCCAATCCCCCCTACCTCTGTCACCCCTCCaatcccccctctcctcaccacTCTTCTGAGCCAGCCTGCAGGCATCACTGATCCGGTGTCCAGTCAGGTAGCTAAAGATGGCATCCACGTTTCCTCCCCCCTGGTTCAGGCCCACTTCCTGCTCGATCCTCTGGGTGGCACTGTGGGACAGCCAAGCTGAGAagctccttctcctctccatctgCTGCAGGTAGCCACTGGTACCAGGCACTGCTGAACACCGTCGGCCCCACAGGGCCTCACACAGAGTCCACACCTGAGCCCAGTGACCCAGGACTGCTACAGGGAGATGGACATAAAGAGGATAGCATTAGCAagcatatattttttatatatctgAACACATCGAGATCACCATGGGAGAGGATTAAAACAGAAATATACAGGGgtgatgtcagaataatagggaAGTTTTGGAATTGGACCAATAATGAATGTGCACCATctaccattgtgtgtgtgttgcatctcTTACCATCTCCAGCACCAGCCTCCTGGTTGAGGTCAGTAATCCACTCTGCGTACTCGTGCAGGGCGGCCACACCGCTCTGGGGCTGGATGAAGGGGCAGGCCCCCTCTGTACTGATGCTGCTGTGCTTCAGGCTGATCTCCAGGGGCCGCTGGTACACCGCTTGGCTCTCCTCACTGTCGCGCAGCTCCAGACCAACCACCTGCTCGATCACCACCTTGAATGGACTGTCGGACAGTCTGTACAGTGAAAGACAGAAGGATGGGGAGAAAGATGGATTTGGAGAGGAACGAGGAATGTTTAGGCTTTAGTTTCGATCTCTAAACAAACCTCAAACAGTCCTTTCATACAGGTCTGGATCCCATTCCCACACTCCTGtgtagattttttatttattttatttaacccgtATTTTACTAGTAAGTTGACAGAccaaattctcatttacagcaacaacctggggaatggTTACAGGGGAAAGAAGAGCCTAATTGGAAGCTGGGGGTgataggtgaccatgatggtacgagggccagattgggaatctAGCTAGGACACACAGGTTAACAATagtcttacgataagtgccatgggatctttagtgtccacagagtcaggacactcgtttaacatcccatctgaaagacggcaccctacacagggcaatgacCCCCATCACTGCCCtgtggcattgggatatttttttaagaccagaggaaagagtgcctcctattggccctccaacacctcttccagcagcatctggtctcacagtcagggaccgaccaggaccaaccctgcttagcttcagaggcaagccagcagtggggtgCAGGGAGGTATGCTGCTGGTCAAGTGGTCTGATGACagtggtctggtgtgtgtgtgtgtgtgtattgcttaCCGTCTACTCTTGGCAGGTTTGGGCAGGAATCCAAAGCCTGTAGCTCCTGTGTCTCCGTGGTCCTGCTCCTTGTCCCCGGCCCCACTTAGCCCGTCTCCACAGTGGACCAGAGTCCAGCCAGGACCCCAGCCCACACGAAATGACCGGCCCGTGAACAAAGCCGCATCCATGAGAAGACGGCCCTGGATGGATGGGAATGGATTACAACAACCCATACTTTACAGCCCTATTCACACATAATAAACAGTGGAATCATTCAAATTATCCAGCAAATCTCAATGTTCTTGATGTAAAGTTTCATTGCTTTGCCCCGTGTACATCTGAATGTATCCTTGTGTAAAtcagtctactgtacctgatatTTCAACTCTTAACGATTATAATTGTATCATGAAGTGTCTAGCAAAAATTCCAGTAgctttccccaaattcccaggttttccagaaatcctggttggaggattccagaTTTCCTACTTAGTCCCTCTTAAATCTGTTAATCTTCCAACCAGGAGTTCTGgaaaaacctgggaatttggggaaagttcCAGGAAATGTAACACATTAGAAGTATAGCTATCAATACCTTCCCCAGTGTGACTGAGTTCTCTGGGTCCACAGGTCCCCCCAGGCGCCGAGCCCCTACTGTCCGTACAGTGGCCTCGGGCGGTGGGGCTGTCAAAAGAAAAGAGGGCCAGGGGGAGACCCGCGAAGGCTCAGGCACCGCCGGCGACACCCGAGACTTGGACAGCCTGCCGGGAAGGCCCCCACCAAAGGGCACGTCAGGGAGCTGAAAGAAGAGACCGGCACTGCTGAAACGAGTCTGCAGGAGACCACCGACTGGAGAGAGAACGCAAGGGTGGGGGGAAGAAGAGCTCAATGAACACAATCCAAGTAAACCACCTTTAATTCATCCAATAGTAAAGCTTCCTTCAGAAGGACTGCTATATTAGCATTTTAGGCCTGTTAGGGTCTGTAAGTAGAAGATGGCGACTGTGGGTATAATTCAGTGTTTGGGCTGTGTGTCTGACACTTACTGGAGGGCCTGCCCTGCGTGCCAGGCAGGTGGATGTGAGGAGAGGCCACGTCTAGAGAACTTGTCATCCCTCCCTGCTCCTGGAACATGTCACCATCATCGTCCTCAGCAAACAGCGATGCCTTCATAATCTGAGAAAAGGGAAGCACACGCTACCGTCATGAAGCGAGTGAGGGAAAACACACCACCCACACCATTAAACAAGTGGCGCATGAGGGTGTACAGTAGTATATTACCTGTAGTGTGTGAGGGTTGATCCCCAGCGAGGAGGCGATCTGACTGGACGCTGAGACAGAGTCGTGTTCCGTAGGGGTCACATTCCCCAGCCGACTTCCCTTCTCCCCTATGccactctccccttcctcctcccccaaCATGCTCTCCCCTGGGGCATCCTGGGTAATGTCAGCCATATCACTGTCCACCTCCAATACGCGATTCAGCAGCTCCAGCACTGCTGTGGACTGTACACACAGCGGGTCGATAAACGACACAGAAGGGAAAGTGCCGCCAAACACAaaaaagagacagacacacagacaaaatCAGTTTagtgtaatcagattacataagtaaatgtaaaatgtcagtaTCTGTATTCAGAGCAGTTGGTTCCAGGTCAGTGAGCTCCACTGGTCAGAGCAGATGGTACAGGTGTGTGGACGAAGACCACATATGGTGGACATCACTCTCAATAAGCATTATTTTCTTCTCTACATACACAAGTCTGACAGACCAGCAGAATGTGTCATCTTTAATCAGTTTATTTCATAGCATTATCAGATATCACAGATGTATATAGGAGCAGGTTTTACGTAAGATAAGTCGTAGCTTGAGTCAATAATACCCCAagagtagtagttgtagtttctTAAACCCTCAACCAGACAGAAGACCTAATCCTGAATATATTCTGCAGGACTGGCAGAGTTGCCCAAGAACCGCAAGTTATCACACATCACACATCTTTGGTACATTTTTTAAAGCTTGTTTGGCAAAAAAGATAAAACATAAGCAACTATGAATCTGTGAAGAGATTTTTCAGGTTTAACATCTCTGCATTAATACTGGATTTTAATGAGGTACAACCATGGTAATGTGATGTTTTCTGAAGATACCGTAATCAGTATTAAACCGTTTGTAAATGTTGACTTTAAATACCTAGCAGATGAGACTGACAgttggtaaaaaaaatattttacaatGCAGATTTAatttaagaaaaataaaaaaaatacttcagAGTTAAACATTTCCTTAAGTTAGTTTGATTTATTTTTATCCAAAAACCTCATTCAACACTTAGCCCTTAAAACATCTTATTTTCAATCCATTAATTACTTCATGCCTTTGCTAGTGATCCAGGCTGATGTTAAGCTCAGGATATTTAAGATTTAGAGCACAGATGAAGGTGTGCATTTTGAATCGGTTGTGAGGGGCAGAACTTAACCACTAACCAGGACTGACAGACTTGTGCAATCCACCCTGCCCACCTCCTGTCTGTGATTGGTGAGTTGTGGCACCTCAGGTACCGGTGAACCTGGGCGGAGAGGAGAACTCAGACCTCCCCACACCACTGATATATAGAACATGGAACATGTGGATGTTTCCCATCTCATCATGTGATGTCAGATTGATGTTTAAGAGCCTTATTGGGGTGCAGAGACCAACATCATCCAGGGCTATCAAACGTAAAACCTTTTTCATAGAAACCTATTGAATACAAGCCATAACAGGAGTGGTGAAACAGAGATATAGGCAGAAGACCCAACACACTGCAtgtggtagtaatggtagtggaaAGGAAACACTGCTTCTGTTCAGATCATCGGGTATATTTAGGTTGTATATTGATTAAGGCCATCCAAGTGATGTAGAGAGCAGTGAGTATGACTGTCAGTGTGGGTGGGCGCACTGTGCTGCTCAGTCTACCTGAGCCTGTGGCGCCACCTGCTGCTGGGAGGGAGGCAGCTGCTGCAGCCCTGGTGGAAGTCTTGTTGCCGTCTTCAGCTTCTTAGGGTCCACTTTGAGAGGGACTTCCTTATCCTCGTCAGAGTCCTGCAGGCCGTACTTAGAGAAATGAGCCACCTGCAGACACAGGGAGAGAAGAGTCAGACATGGAAGGGAGAAATTGATTCACAGACGCTGTGTGTGTCATGGCATGCTTACCTCAAACACCCAGGACCCCGTCTCGGAGCGGTACTCGAGGAAGCGGGCGCCCTGTTTGCGTGAGGCGTTCTCCAGGCGGCCCTCGTAGTTCATCTCAGACAGACGCTCAGGGCTCTTTATTTGAGTACAGGTGGTCTTATCATTAGGCCACACCCCATCCAGAGTCACCTCTGCTCGCCTGGGAGAGGGgatgagtgagtgagaaagaggggagagggagaaagagataagAATATGGGGTTAGTAAAGAGTTGCGGTAAAggatgagagaaagggagaggaaatAAGGAGAACATTAACTTGAGTTATGCCTCAGCTGTGATCACTATCAGAGTATATGTCAAATCAGTTTGACGTCTGTGATGGCATTACAAGGAAACTGATAACGACAATGTCCCCACTGTGAAGGGGAGGAAGAGCCCCTGTCCCATCCTGTCACTGACCTGTTGAGCCCCTCCCCCTCGGGGGGCTTGTTCTTGTCGTCGAGGTAGACGATGACCTCTTTACGTCTGAAGTGGACAATCTCATCCAGGTTCAGCCCCGTCACGTTCACCTCACCATGGAAGAACACGGAGCCGTAACCTgagagccaatcagagagcagagCAGTGAGCTACCGACCAATATTTCTTAAAGAGCAGTATCCACCCGACCAATCCAGAGTCTTACCTTTTCTGCCCACGGTGAAGTTTTCCACCACACACACCCCGTTTTCATCCACCATTTTGGCCAGCTCGTCCATGGCAGGGATGGTGTAGTAGCCCACACGGCCCAGAACGATACCTGCAGGGTGGGGGGGGCCCTCCTCCACTCGCTCCTCCTGTATGGAGTCATCTCCCAGCGATATGTCCTCGCTGCTCACCTGAAATCAGAGGAGGCAGGTTCAGAACAGTCATGTCAAAaatgtctaaagtagtgcactatctgaGGAGCGTGCCCCAAAAAAGAAGTGCCCTTTATGGGGAATCAGGTGTCATTTGAGACAACCATATTCACTGTCTGTCTACTCCTTTTTACTATCAGCTCACCTGCAGCCCGTTCCTGCCCCCAGCCCCCATCCTATGGGCATTGAGCTCTGAGATGGTGTCCTGCAGGCTGGGCTTGGCGTAGAACTTGATCTCCAGGTCGTCCTCGgctcctccctccaccacctccctcaCATCATCATCCTCGTCCACACTGGCACTGTAGGGGAGAGACATGGTCAGCAACCAACACTCCACAGATACATATTTGAAATgttaactctgtgtgtgtgtgtgtgtgtctgacccgaGTCCGTTGAGGGGGTACTCTGGTGGAGAGGACAGGTCGTCGGAGTCTCTGTTGAGCGGGCTGCTGTACAGGCTGCTGCCATTCAGGTTCTTCAGCACCAGCTTCTTGATGCTCTTCCTAGTTTAtaacaccacagagaaacacagatcaGACAACATACACAGATGTACTAACATACACATCAGGTACCATACACCAACATCAgtcagcagacagacagaagcaTATAGATGCAGCTCGTTACATACAAGAGGTGAAAAGCTATTGAAAACCAAGTTCTAGTATCCGCTTAGAAAAACATAACAGAAAACAGCTGAATTCAGTAAATCAGTGGAAACAGAAACATGTGAACTAGTTAGAAGCAAATTTCCACAGAGACACCTACCTGGGCATGAAGGCTCCGTTGGTGAGAGAAGGCTCGTCGTCATCCAACCCATCAAACAGCTGGGACTTGGAAGAGCCCGATGATGTCAGAGCTTTGGGCCGCACACGTGTCGCAGGTCGCGGTGTCAGTTTGTAGTGAGTTGGCGTGGTCAACGCCTTCTGGGCCACTGGATTGGTGGGCTTCAGACGCTCCTCCTTCTTCTTGGGATCAGAGAGGGGGTTTCTGAAGAGGGGGGAGTCTCCGAAGGGGGAGTAGGCCAGAGCATTGATCTGCTGCTGCAGCACTGCCTGCTGGGCCGCCACCGCGTTAGGGTCCGTCACCGCTGAGTAGAGACAAGTGAAACAGACATAAGAATTAGGAAGTTCACACCACATCGTGTAATGTTATCCAGACAGTTTCTTCAGTACACTAAAAGAGTAATACAATTGGTACTAGAGCAGTGGTTTTCAAAGTCGGGCTGGCGGGGAAACTGCAGTGAGGAGATTAAgagtacagattattgtatgcGACAATATACAAACGTTtgagaaaaaaacatttgaaaatatACAATTGTATTAAGTAAATATATTCattggtttcttttcattttgataagagaTAAAAAAATGCACTGAATTTAAGcttatttgttgatgtaaaaatctAAATTAACTGATTTTAAGGTTGTGTCATTAGATTTGGGGTGTGGTGGGGTGGCAATAAATTATTGGGGGGGGAATAGGGTCCcggctgaaaaagtttgaataccactgtACTAGAGGAAAGGGCGAGGGATGTGCTTTCACATTCAGCTTCAGACTGGATAGATAGGTGGTGATAGACGGAAGTGGTATTTACCAACGGGCTGTTGTGGCGCTCCGAAGCCCAGAGTGCTGTTTCCTGTGCTGAATCCCTGCACTCCAAAACCTCCCATTGAACCCAGCGTCTTGTTATTCCCAAACAGAGACATCTGGCCAGTGCCTACTGTTGACAAAGACAGAACACACACgctcagagaaacacacagactaATGACTGACATAATGAAGACTCAGATAAAACACATCCAAAAAGGCAGGTCTTTGTTTTTGCTATTTTTTACATGATGGATATTTGATGCATTTGTGGTTTATTTATTATCTTCCATACGATACATGAGAAGTTAACATTATATTTCACTACCAAATGTATGCCAGGCCTATGGTGCTCTGGAAGTGTCATCTGTTCCATTCATACCTGCTCCAAAGCTGGCTCCCAGCCCGGTCCCTAGTCCTCCTGCTGCAGTCTTGTTCCCAAAAAGGCTTCCGCCAGCAGCAGTGGGTCCAAAACCTtcacacaacacagagagaagaaCAACATGGTCACTGACATAGCCAATAATATCATCTAtaagtagggctgggcgatatggccaaaatatcatatcacaatATTTTTCATGTTTTTACCGTATAACGGACTCATATTTTTTAACAATGAAAGTTCTAAATATTCTTTATGAGTAGTAATTAGAAGGTGATTTCAATGGCTCTCTCCAGTCCGGCTGTTTTATAAAGTTCAATCCAACTTCAAACATGTTCATGAATTTCTGCATTTTTGTTATTTCCACGCCGTGCCACGCAGAGCAGCGTGCTGTGCAAAACATCTAGGGGAAAAAACTGTTGGAAAATAGAATGATTGATTTCTAGTTGGAATATAGTGGGCAGCAACTTGAACAcattgttgtttgacatgacaacgaatgaataAGCCAGGGAGGAATtattgacagggtaggaaccaaagtgttggtcagtgtttccaggGGAGCCTAATTAGATGTTATATTACACATTCTTACCACATGTAgcgagatagctagctagctaacattcatGCTTTGCCTATTTCTCTCAGATTTAAAAGATACCATTGCAAAAACAATGCTCATCTATGCCTACACCAGTaccaggctgtattagctagctacatttgctCTGACATTTTGcaagttagctagccagctaactagcaatTAGTGGGTAACAATTTATTTTGGCCagaacttgctaagaaaagacaaacaagCAATAGTTTGCAGACAAGATAGAAACTAATAGGGATGGGAATGGCTGTTGATGGCTGTTCGAGTACTATCTTTAAccatagaaaaaaatatatatactcatcctggtccccccgtggggaatgaacccgcaacgccagggttgtgggttcattccccacggggggaccaggatgaatatgtatgaactttccaatttgtaagtcgctctggataagagcgtctgctaaatgacttaaatgtaaatgtactgtaaaatTACTTGGTGGAATGTGCTTTGTGCCCAAATGggcaagtgattttttttttttatgtctcaaAGACGTTAATTTCCATTTGTACACATGCATTTACagggtaaaaaaaaatgaaaagctaagTAACAGTCCTTCTCCTCAAATTTCCTTTCCCCTCTAAGGCTTACTCAATTGCATTCCAATCGCTCCCCACAAGCTTCCGTTAGTGCTACAGAAATAAATGCCTATAAAAACATAACTGACAAGATACACAAGCTACATTCTTTGCCAAATGATGCTAGTTTTATTACAAATTCAAAATGGAATAGTTGATTGAAGTAGggaaatactgtatgtgtgttccaACGAGCTAATTTTGGAATAATTGCATCCCATCTTTTCTCCGCTTAGGCTACTTTGCGAACTTCTAGTGCCATTTAGAATTAGTTAGCCTAGGCTATAACCCCTAAACATAGGTTCCACGCTGAAAAtatgtaaaataaaaaagtgaAGTTCACAAGAGCGGAATGCAGGCCAGAGACTAGATAATAATTCCACCAAAGCAGTGTAAAATATCCAGTCAGAAAATATTGTATCTCTTTCACTATGTTGGATGCATGGCCTAGACACatccagttgtacaactgactaggtatccccctttctcccGATTAAACAAGGAATATAACAGAGTTCcatctagaggtcgaccgattaatcggaatggccgatttcaagttttcatacgttttttttttttacacctttatttaactaggcaagtcagttaagaacacatttttattttcaatgacagcctaggaacggtgggttaactgccttgttcaggggcataacaacatatttttaccttgtcagctcggggattcaatcttgcaaccttacggttaactagtccaacgctctaaccacctgccttacattgcactccacgaggagttgtgcgaatgcagtaagaagccatggtaagttgctagctagcattaaacttatcttataaaaaacaatcaatcatattcactagttaactacacatggttgatgatattactagtttatatagcgtgtcctgcgttacatataatcgatgcagtcgCGAAACAGGACTGTCGTTGcgccaacgtgtacctaaccataaacatcaatgcctttcttaaaatcaatacacaagtatacatttttaaacctgcatatttagttaatattgcctgctcacattcatttattttaactagggaaatggtgtcacttctcttgcaacagagtaagggtatatgcagcagtttgggccgcctggctcgttgcaaactgtgtgaagacaatttcttcctaacaaagacagccaacttcgccaaacgggggatgatttaacaaaagcgcattgcgaaaaaagcacaatcgttgcacgactgtacctaaccataaacatcaatgccttaaaatcaatacagaagtatatattttttaacctgcatatttagctaaaagaaatccaggttagcaggcaatattaaccaggtgaaattgtcacttctcttgcgttcattgcaggcagtcagggtatatgcaacagtttgggccgcctggctcgttgcgaactaatttgccagaattttacgtaattatgacataacattgaaggttgtgcaatgtgacaggaatatttagacttatggatgccacccgttagataaaatacggaatggttccgtatttcactgaaagaataaacgttttgtcttcgagatgatagtttccggattcgaccatattaatgacctatggctcgtatttctgtgtgttattatgttataattaagtctatgatttgatagagcagtctgacagtgatggtaggcaccagcaggctcgtaagcattcattcaaacagcactttcgtgtgttttgccagcagctcgtcgctgtgcttcaagcattgcgctgtttatgacttcaagcctatcaactcccgagattaggctggtgtaaccaatgtgaaatggctagttagttagcggggtgcgcgctaatagcgtttcaaacgtcactcgctctgagacttggagtagttgtttcccttgctctgcatgggtaacgctgcttcgagggtggctgttttcgatgtgttcctggttcgagcccaggtaggagcgaggagagggacggaagctatactgttacactggcaatactaaagtgcctataagaacatccaatagtcaaaggtatatgaaatacaaatcgtatagaagAAATAGTCtatataattcctataataactacaacctaaaacttcttacctgtgaatattgaagactcatgttaaaaggaaccaccagctttcatatgttctcatgttctgagcaaggaacttaaactttagctttcttacatggcacatattgcacttttactttcttctccaacactttgtttttgcattatttaaaccaaattgaacatgtttcattatttatttgaggctaaattgattttattgatgtattatattaagttaaaataagtgttcattcagtattgttgtaattgtcattattacaacaaaaaaaaaatatatatatatatatttttttttaattattattattattattattattttttttttatttttttatcggcCGATTAAacggtatctgctttttttgtcctccaataattggcatcggcgttgaaaaatcataatcggtcgacctctagttccgTCAACAAATTACTTGAATAGCCTAAAAACGTAAGGTAGCAAGGGGACTAATAATGAGAACAAACAATATCAATAGCCGACAGAAAAATAATGACAACCTTACTAAGAAAGAAATTATTTATGTGAACCATAAAATTAAAAAACTCCATTAGAGGTTGAAAACCAAATGGCCAATAACCTACCCTCCTACTAGGCCTATCATAAAAGCTTTAAGGCTAGTTAAAGTTATGAACAGTAGCTTATTTCTCAAATAGTCTGGCCTACGAAAGGTGTTGTCCTAAAGTTGTGAACTTCAAAAATAACAATGAAAGTATAAGCTATTCTCAATCACAGCTTAGAGATATGGCataaacaatacatttatttatGAGGCAAATAAAGCAATTATTCAATGCTGAAGAATGTATGCacacactactgtaagtcgctctgaataagagcgtctgctaaatgtcaaCATTTTTAATGTAAAAAAGTCTTAAgactgtctttttttttttttttataatttaaaaaaatttttttacttAAGACTTCATCTACCCAGCCCATGATGTAGGCCTATAATCGAGCTCACTACGGTaagactcccgagtggcgcagtggtctaagacactgcagtacctggttcgaatccaggctgcatcacatctggccgtgattgggaatcccttAGTGcagtgcacaattgacccagtgttgtccgggtttgtaaataagaatttgttcttaactgacttgcctagttaaaaaaattaaaaaaataaagacaGCCCGTTCCTCAGATAGTCACTGCTCCATCATGTGCCTGCCACACAGATAGAAACAGACACGTACACAAACCTGTCCTGCTCCTCCACCGAAAGgaatataaaaataaaagatttgcCATTACCTCATGGTTGTCATGATTGCTTCAGTTGAATTTGATTTTGCGCTATAACTAAACTATCGTAGCGGGGTtattaaatatatattattactttTAAATACTTTTTGGGGGTATAAAAGTTATGGGAAGATCACAACAGGTCAAAGGTTACATCACCCAACCCTAATGCCATAGGCTTCCAcaagcagttactgcctttttgaagattgtgttccacgatataaccagttgatattatggttaaatacattttaaaatgcaCTTGTTTTTTTTTACACTATATTAAAAGAAATGGGGAAATTTAGCCATTAGGATTTgttatctgtaatggttatgataaattagGCATTGTTGGCATAtagatagtgccttcagaaagtacacacacattttgttactgccagaatttaaaattgattacatttagattttgtttggcactggcctacacacaaaagcccataacgtcaaagtggaattgtgtttcatttttttcattcaaattattattattttttttaatgaaaagctgaaatgtcttgagtcaataagtactcacccctttgttatggcaagcctaaataagttttcTTTAggactacctcatctttgtaccccacacatatagataattgtaaggtccctcagtcgattagtgaatgtcaaacacagattca
Coding sequences:
- the LOC139537399 gene encoding nuclear pore complex protein Nup98-Nup96-like isoform X5, which translates into the protein MFNKSFGAPFGGGAGGFGTSSTFGQQNTSFGAATGGFGASAFGATNNTGGLFGATQNKPGGLFGSSTFSQPVTSSTSSGFGFGVSSGTSTSLFGSTNTGGGGGLFSQQSNAFGAAKPASFGTFGTSTASSGGLFGATNSNPFGGASTSLFGASGFTQQAAQPGTTVKFNPPTGSDTMVKGGVTASINTKHQCITAMKEYENKSLEELRFEDYQAGRKGPTNPMAAPTGGIFGAAAAATPSTGATGLFGSSATNTGFSFGQAKTTFGTSAGGFGAATGSLFGQQQPQQAQQAVSLFKPFGQATTTPNTGFSFGNTSTMGQPQQTSTMVGLFGATAASQAGGLFGNTAQTAPATGFGTGTGLFGQTNTAFGNVGTQGLFGNKTAGFGVTTTSAPSFGTGTGLFGNKPALTLGTATNTSNFGFGPTAAGGSLFGNKTAAGGLGTGLGASFGAVGTGQMSLFGNNKTLGSMGGFGVQGFSTGNSTLGFGAPQQPVAVTDPNAVAAQQAVLQQQINALAYSPFGDSPLFRNPLSDPKKKEERLKPTNPVAQKALTTPTHYKLTPRPATRVRPKALTSSGSSKSQLFDGLDDDEPSLTNGAFMPRKSIKKLVLKNLNGSSLYSSPLNRDSDDLSSPPEYPLNGLGASVDEDDDVREVVEGGAEDDLEIKFYAKPSLQDTISELNAHRMGAGGRNGLQVSSEDISLGDDSIQEERVEEGPPHPAGIVLGRVGYYTIPAMDELAKMVDENGVCVVENFTVGRKGYGSVFFHGEVNVTGLNLDEIVHFRRKEVIVYLDDKNKPPEGEGLNRRAEVTLDGVWPNDKTTCTQIKSPERLSEMNYEGRLENASRKQGARFLEYRSETGSWVFEVAHFSKYGLQDSDEDKEVPLKVDPKKLKTATRLPPGLQQLPPSQQQVAPQAQSTAVLELLNRVLEVDSDMADITQDAPGESMLGEEEGESGIGEKGSRLGNVTPTEHDSVSASSQIASSLGINPHTLQIMKASLFAEDDDGDMFQEQGGMTSSLDVASPHIHLPGTQGRPSIGGLLQTRFSSAGLFFQLPDVPFGGGLPGRLSKSRVSPAVPEPSRVSPWPSFLLTAPPPEATVRTVGARRLGGPVDPENSVTLGKGRLLMDAALFTGRSFRVGWGPGWTLVHCGDGLSGAGDKEQDHGDTGATGFGFLPKPAKSRRLSDSPFKVVIEQVVGLELRDSEESQAVYQRPLEISLKHSSISTEGACPFIQPQSGVAALHEYAEWITDLNQEAGAGDAVLGHWAQVWTLCEALWGRRCSAVPGTSGYLQQMERRRSFSAWLSHSATQRIEQEVGLNQGGGNVDAIFSYLTGHRISDACRLAQKSGDHRLSLLLSQAVGSQYGRELLALQLGDWNRMQTDSFLPEERLRIFALLAGKPVWQSTDCEVNVCSELDWKRCMAVHLWYMLPPTASIAEALAKYEAAFQGSAEGQKYACAPLPPYLDQSDQPDMEEEESKRPLYDICFHLLKLYSDRHYSLQQLLDPLAVTWECLDYRLSWHLWSVLQALHYTHLSPARQGLIHTSYAAQLESAGLWDMAIYVLLHIPDNTLRERAVREMLQLHCPLLETEESAKKEHFLTERLLIPEQWLHQAKATRARRDTDRHGEALHLYRAGHWNLCHSLVIQHLASDCIINDNHEYLLVFLEGLAVPERSSVIQDWDTAGRVYLDYIGVIQTLHAIQQMDSTGYELECLHTEVTSLCSRIELLPCSTAKDRLAQSEMAKCVANILRVVLSLQQGGEIPLSQLASNIGRLPMPEDYALEELRSLTQSYLRQLIVS